The DNA segment AATTGGAGTAGTTATAGATTTAGGTATGAGAGAATAAATCATTTTAATATCATAATTAAATATTTTAGTTAATGCCACTACACTAATAAAAGATGTTAATACTCCTGTAAATATCCCAATTAAAATTGGCATTTTATGTTTCTTTAGTAATTCTATTTGTTTATATAAAGGAATAGCTAAAGCAACAGTAACTGGTCCTAAAAATAACGATAATATATCTCCACCTTTTTCATAAGAACTTAATTGTATATCAAATATACTAAGAACTAAAATGATAAGTGTAATACTTATCAACAAAGGATGTAATACAGGAATTTTTGTTTTTTTATAAATATATAACCCTATCTCAAAAGCAACTATAGATATTAGTATTCCAAAATAAGGCGTTTCAATGAACCCTTCCATTATTTTTCACCCCTTTTAATTACTTGTTGTACTACTAATCCAGTAATAGCCATAACTAATATTGTAGTAAGTATAAGTATCAATGAAAAACTCAACCAAATATCAGTAAATTTGTCTAACAAAGCTATAAGTGCTACACCAGGTGCTATAAAGAAGAATGCTAAATGATCAAGTAAAAAGTTACTAACATCTTCTATCATTTCTAACTTAATCACTTTAAAGTATAATGCTGCAAACAATAATATCATTCCTATTATATTACCTGGAATAGATATTCCTAATATATTATTAATCATTTCTCCAATTATAAAAAATGTCAAAATGATAGCAAATTGTCTAAACAATTTCATATATATTTACCTCTTTCTGTATATTTTATTGTATATTAAAAAAGCTTCCAAACTTTAAGTTTAGAAGCTTTTTAGTGGTGCCCAGAGGCGGAATCGAACCACCGACACGAGGATTTTCAGTCCTCTGCTCTACCGACTGAGCTATCTGGGCAAGTGGTGGGCCTTCAGGGATTCGAACCCCGGACCTACCGGTTATGAGCCGGGCGCTCTAACCAACTGAGCTAAAGGCCCAATATCAATTTAATATGATATTGGTAGGACTAAGTGGACTCGAACCACCGACCTCACGCTTATCAGGCGTGCGCTCTAACCAGCTGAGCTATAGTCCTATAAAATATATAATGGTCGGGGTGGCAGGATTTGAACCCGCGGCCCTCTGGTCCCAAACCAGATGCGCTACCAAACTGCGCTACACCCCGTTATTTTATTTTGTTATTTTACCTACCAAAAATTTATGGCAGGGGTAGCAGGACTTGAACCCACGACGCTTGGTTTTGGAGACCAACGCTCTACCAACTGAGCTATACCCCTAAAAATCTTGGTGGGCCTTCAGGGATTCGAACCCCGGACCTACCGGTTATGAGCCGGGCGCTCTAACCAACTGAGCTAAAGGCCCAATATTGGCGGAGAAGGAGGGATTTGAACCCTCGCGCCCCGTAAAGGACCTACTCCCTTAGCAGGGGAGCCTCTTCAGCCACTTGAGTACTTCTCCATATTGGTGGTTGTCTCTAAATTAAAATGGCGGAGAGGGTGGGATTCGAACCCACGTGGGCTTGCACCCTAACGGTTTTCAAGACCGCCCCGTTATGACCACTTCGGTACCTCTCCATATTTGGTGACCCATCGGCGACTCGAACGCCGGACACCCTGATTAAAAGTCAGATGCTCTACCAACTGAGCTAATGGGTCATATATTTGGCTGGGATAGCAGGACTCGAACCTACGCATGCCAGGATCAAAACCTGGTGCCTTACCGACTTGGCTATATCCCAAAAATGGTGCACCTGGGAGGATTCGAACCCCCGGCACATGGATTAGAAGTCCATTGCTCTATCCTACTGAGCTACAGGTGCAGGTTATATTGGAGCGGGTGAAGGGAATCGAACCCTCGCGACTGGCTTGGAAGGCCAGGGCTCTACCACTGAGCTACACCCGCATATCTTTTTGGAGCGGAAGACGAGATTCGAACTCGCGACCCTCGCCTTGGCAAGGCGATGCTCTACCACTGAGCCACTTCCGCAAGTTGGTGGAGGAGACTGGATTCGAACCAGTGAAAGCACAGCTAACGGATTTACAGTCCGTCCCCTTTGGCCAACTCGGGAACTCCTCCCTATTTTATGGAGCTGGTGAGAGGACTTGAACCCCCAACCTACTGATTACAAGTCAGTTGCTCTACCAATTGAGCTACACCAGCATAAATATTAAACTCACAACTTTTAAAATTACTTTTAGTATAACTCATTACTCTTCCTAACTAAGTGATTCACACGAAATCATAAAGAAGATTTCGGTTCTCTACTCATACCAATTGAGCTACACCAGCATGTGTGTTACAAAAGTTTAATTGGCGACCTGGAAGGGACTCGAACCCTCGACCTCCAGCGTGACAGGCTGGCATTCTAACCAACTGAACTACCAGGCCAATTATGGTGGGCACAACAGGGCTCGAACCTGTGACCCCCTGCTTGTAAGGCAGGTGCTCTCCCAACTGAGCTATGCGCCCGAAACAACAAAATATTATGGTGACCCTACCGGGACTCGAACCCGGGTTACCGCCGTGAAAGGGCGGTGTCTTAACCGCTTGACCATAGGGCCATAATGGTTGCGGGGGCCGGATTTGAACCAACGACCTCCGGGTTATGAGCCCGACGAGCTACCAGACTGCTCTACCCCGCGATGAAATTTTATTTTATTGGTGCCGGAGATCGGAATCGAACCGATACGATCGTATGAGGATCGCAGGATTTTAAGTCCTGTGCGTCTGCCAGTTCCGCCACTCCGGCCAATAATGGCTCTCAGGGTGGGACTCGAACCCACAGCCTACCGGTTAACAGCCGGTTGCTCCACCATTGAGCTACCTAAGAATAAAAACTAGCAACGTCCTACTCTCCCAAGGCGTTACCACCTAAGTACCATCAGCGCTGAAGGGCTTAACTTCTGTGTTCGAGATGGGAACAGGTGTGACCCCTTCGCTATCGTCACTAGATTTATACTTAAATTTTAATTTAAGTCATGTTATTAATTTAGGATTGTACCCTAAAAATTACACAGAAAATATTTACAATTTCATTGGTCAAGTCCTCGACCTATTAGTATCCCTAAGCTAAAAGTATTGCTACTCTTACACCTGAGACCTATCAACCAGATAGTCTAATCTGGGGTCTTACTCACTAATGTGATGGGAAATCTAATCTTAAGGGATGCTTCGCGCTTAGATGCCTTCAGCGCTTATCATTTCCATACTTAGCTACTCAGCTATGCTCTTGGCAGAACAACTGATGCACCAGCGGTATGTCCATCCCGGTCCTCTCGTACTAGGGACAGCTCCTTTCAAATTTCCTGCGCCCACGGCGGATAGGGACCGAACTGTCTCACGACGTTCTGAACCCAGCTCGCGTGCCTCTTTAATGGGCGAACAGCCCAACCCTTGGGACCTACTACAGCCCCAGGATGAGACGAGCCGACATCGAGGTGCCAAACCTCCCCGTCGATGTGGACTCTTGGGGGAGATAAGCCTGTTATCCCCGGGGTAGCTTTTATCCGTTGAGCGATGGCCCTTCCACTCGGAACCACCGGATCACTAAGTCCAACTTTCGTTCCTGCTCGAGATGTATCTCTCGCAGTCAAGCTCCCTTATGCCTTTACACTCTTCGCACGATTTCCGACCGTGCTGAGGGAACCTTTGAGCGCCTCCGTTACCTTTTAGGAGGCGACCGCCCCAGTCAAACTGCCCAACTGACAGTGTCCCAAGACCGGATTCACGGTCTATGGTTAGAATTTTAGTATTACAAGAGTGGTATCCCAAGGATGACTCCATCAAGGCTAGCGCCCTGACTTCCAAGTCTCCCACCTATCCTGTACAAGTAATACCAAAATCCAATGTCAGCTTGCAGTAAAGCTCCACGGGGTCTTTCCGTCCTGCCGCGGGTAACCAGCATCTTCACTGGTACTACAATTTCACCGAGTCCATTGTTGAGACAGTGCCCAAATCGTTACACCTTTCGTGCGGGTCGGAACTTACCCGACAAGGAATTTCGCTACCTTAGGACCGTTATAGTTACGGCCGCCGTTCACTGGGGCTTAAGTTCATGCCTTCGGATTACTCCTAAGCAGTCCCATTAACCTTCCAGCACCGGGCAGGTGTCAGCCCCTATACTTCGTCTTTCAACTTAGCAGAGACCTGTGTTTTTGCTAAACAGTCGCTTGGGCCTATTCTCTGCGGCCGGATTAAGCTTTAAGAGTAAATCTTATCACCTTATCCGGCACCCCTTCTCCCGAAGTTACGGGGTCATTTTGCCGAGTTCCTTAACAATGGTTATCTCGCTCATCTTAGAATTTTCATCTCGCCTACCTGTGTCGGTTTACGGTACGGGTACCTACTTTACTCGATAGAGGCTTTTCTTGACAGTGTGGAATCAGTTAGTTCGCTACTTAAATTTCGCTCCCATTCGTATCTCAGAATTGTTTTAGCGGATTTACCTACTAAAACTCCCTACTTACTTAGACACACCAAACCAACAGTGTGATAACATATCCTACTGTGTCACCCCATCTCTCAAACGCAAAGAGGTAGTACAGGAATCTCAACCTGTTATCCATCGCCTACGCATATCGCCTCGGCTTAGGCCCCGACTAACCCTGAGAGGACGAGCCTTCCTCAGGAAACCTTGGGCTTTCGATGGGAAGGATTCTCACCTTCCTTTCGCTACTCATGCCAACATTCTCTCTTGTATATAGTCCACTACTCCTCTCGGTGTAACTTCAATCCATATACAATGCTCCTCTACCAACGCATAAAGCGTTCCGTAGCTTCGGTGGTAAGTTTGAGCCCCGGACATTTTCGGCGCAAAACCACTTGACCAGTGAGCTATTACGCACTCTTTAAATGAATGGCTGCTTCTAAGCCAACATCCTGGTTGTCTGTGTAGTCTTACATCCTTTTCCACTTAACTTACACTTTGGGACCTTAGCTGACGGTCTGGGCTGTTTCCCTTTCGACTACGAATCTTATCACCCGCAGTCTGACTCCTAAGAATATGACTATGGCATTCGGAGTTTGATAGGCTTTAGTAACACAAAGTGCCCCTTAGCCATTCAGTGCTCTACCTCCACGTCACTAATCTTAAGGCTAGCCCTAAAGCTATTTCGAGGAGAACCAGCTATCTCCGGGTTCGATTGGAATTTCACCGCTATCCACAGGTCATCCGATAGCTTTTCAACGCTAAACGGTTCGGACCTCCACGAAATTTTACTTCCGCTTCATCCTGCCCATGGATAGGTCACCCGGTTTCGGGTCTACGACATATAACTTAGTCGCCCTATTAAGACTTGGTTTCCCTACGGCTTCAGACCTTAAGTCCTTAACCTTGCTATATATCGTAACTCGTTGGCCCGTTCTACAAAAAGTACGCGGTCGCTCGTAAAAAGAGCTTCCACTGCTTGTAAACATAGGGTTTCAGGTTCTATTTCACTCCCCTTCCGGGGTTCTTTTCACCATTCCCTCACGGTACTATACGCTATCGGTCACTAGAAAGTATTTAGCCTTGGGGGGTGGTCCCTCCTGCTTCCCACAGAGTTTCTCGTGTTCCGTGGTACTCTGGAACAAAACCAAAAAGAATATGAGTTTCATCTACAGGACTTTCACCTTCTATGGTGGATCTTTCCAGACCCTTCGATTACTCGATTCTTTTCTTAACGGTAATGTCCACAACCCCAGTAAAGGAAACCCTTACTGGTTTGGGCTCTTCCCATTTCGCTCGCCGCTACTAAGGGAATCGATTTTTCTTTCTCTTCCTTGGGGTACTTAGATGTTTCAGTTCTCCCAGTGTTCCCTCAATTACCTATGTATTCAGTAATTGATACCTAAAGTTTATTTAGGTGGGTTTCCCCATTCGGAAATTCCCGGATCAAAGCCTGCTTGCGGCTCCCCGAGACGTATCGGCGCTTACCCCGTCCTTCATCGGCTTCTAGTGCCAAGGCATTCACCCTATGCTCTTAAAAACTTGACCGGTGAAATGTATAATTAGTCAAATGACTTACATTTCGCTAAAATTGTTTTAATATATTTCTGTGTAATTTTCAAGGTACAAAAGAGTAAACTAAAATTAATTAGTCTCTCAAAAATGAACAGTGTAGAAATTACTCCTTAGAAAGGAGGTGATCCAGCCGCACCTTCCGATACGGCTACCTTGTTACGACTTCACCCCAGTCATTGATCCTACCTTCGACACCTGCATCCCGAGGGTTAGCTCGGTGGCTTCGGGTATTACCAACTCCCATGGTGTGACGGGCGGTGTGTACAAGGCCCGGGAACGCATTCACCGCGACATTCTGATCCGCGATTACTAGCAACTCCAACTTCATGTGGGCGAGTTGCAGCCCACAATCCGAACTGGGATCGGCTTATTGGGATTAGCTCCCCCTTGCGGGTTGGCTACCCGTTGTACCGACCATTGTAGCACGTGTGTAGCCCAGGACATAAGGGGCATGATGATTTGACGTCATCCCCACCTTCCTCCGGTTTGTCACCGGCAGTCCCTCTAGAGTGCCCAGCATAACCTGCTGGCAACTAAAGGCAAGGGTTGCGCTCGTTGCGGGACTTAACCCAACATCTCACGACACGAGCTGACGACAACCATGCACCACCTGTCACCACAGTCCCCGAAGGGAAGGCCTTATCTCTAAGGCTGTCTGTGGGATGTCAAGTCCTGGTAAGGTTCTTCGCGTTGCTTCGAATTAAACCACATGCTCCGCTGCTTGTGCGGGCCCCCGCCAATTCCTTTGAGTTTTAATCTTGCGATCGTACTCCCCAGGCGGAGTGCTTAATGTGTTAACTGCGGCACTGAAACCTGTCGGCCCCAACACCTAGCACTCATCGTTTACGGCGTGGACTACCAGGGTATCTAATCCTGTTTGCTCCCCACGCTTTCGAGCCTCAGCGTCAGTAACAGTCCAGAGAGTCGCCTTCGCCACTGGTGTTCCTCCTAATATCTACGCATTTCACCGCTCCACTAGGAATTCCACTCTCCTCTCCTGCACTCAAGCTTTGTAGTTTCAAATGCTTACATTGGTTAAGCCAATGGCTTTAACATCTGACTTACAAAGCCGCCTACGCTCCCTTTACGCCCAGTGATTCCGGACAACGCTCGCCCCCTACGTATTACCGCGGCTGCTGGCACGTAGTTAGCCGGGGCTTCCTCCTTAGATACCGTCAAAATTCTTCCCTAAGGACAGAGCTTTACGATCCGAAGACCTTCATCGCTCACGCGGCATCGCTGCATCAGGGTTTCCCCCATTGTGCAATATTCCCCACTGCTGCCTCCCGTAGGAGTCTGGACCGTGTCTCAGTTCCAGTGTGGCCGATCACCCTCTCAGGCCGGCTACCCATCGTTGCCTTGGTAAGCAGTTACCTTACCAACTAGCTAATGGGACGCGGGACCATCCTATACCACCGGAGTTTTGACTCATGCACCATGCGGTGCTAGAGTTTCATGGAGTATTAATCCCGGTTTCCCGAGGCTATCCTCCTGTATAGGGCAGGTTTCCCACGCGTTACTCACCCGTCCGCCGCTAGAAAGATTAAAAAATCATCCGAAGAATCAATTCTAATTTTCTCGCTCGACTTGCATGTGTTAGGCGTGCCGCCAGCGTTCGTCCTGAGCCAGGATCAAACTCTCAATAAAAATTTAAAGTTCGTTTTCCTTTGACCCAAAATTGAATCAAACGTTAGCTTAATTTAGCTTTATAATTTTACAACTTATAAGTTGTTGTTATCTACACTGTTCAGTTTTCAAAGGCCAATTTGTTATCGCTGTTTGCTAGCGACTCTTAATACTATATCAGGTTTTAAGTAACTTGTCAAGAACTTTTTTGTTTCCTTTCAAATTCTTTTTTCTCTTTAGAAAGACAAGCTTTCCTGACGACTCTTAGTACTATATCAAATATCCATATGTTTGTCAATAATTTTTTTAAGATTTTTCAAATCACCTATATAATCATCTTTTATAGACCTATTATAGATTACTGCTGCTGGATGGTACAAAGGATAAACAATATATTCTTTTCTCATTATAGTCTTATTTATTTTCTTACCATGGTAATTACCTATTGTAACACTATCACTTTCTAATATTGTCTTAAAAGGTACATTTCCCAAAGTTACAATTATATCAGGTTTTATTATTGATATTTCTTCAAATAGATAATCAGAAAAATTATTTATTTCTTCTTTAATAGGTGTTCTATTAATATCTCTCCCTGTTTTTTTACTCTTCTTTGTAGGTCTATACTTTACTACATTTGTTATATAAATATCTTTTCTATCTAATTTTAATATATCTAAAAACTCATTTAAATATTTACCTGCAGCACCTACAAAAGGCTTTCTCTTTTCCTCTTCATTCTTACCAGGAGCTTCACCTATAAGTATTATTCTGCTATCTACACTTCCATTTCCTAACACTAATCTTTTTTCATTAAACTTTTTTTCTATGTTTTCATTAAATCTATTCATAATTGTTTGTTTATCCATAAATTTCTCCTTTTATAATTCTATAATTTGAATAAATAGAACTAACACATCATAAATATTACTATTATCTAATTATTTAAATGGGGGTATAAAAATGATTATATCTACAATTTTATTTGTTTTAGGTTTGATTTTAATTGTAAAGGGTGGTGATTATTTCATTGAATCCTCTATTGAAATAGCTAAAATTTCCAAATTACCAAAAATACTAATAGGAGCTACAATTGTAAGTATTGCTACAACTGCTCCAGAAGCTGTTGTGTCAATAACTGCTTCTTTTAAAAATTATACCCAAATGAGTGTAGGTAATTCAATAGGCTCTATAATTTGTAATACGGGTTTGATTCTAGGAATAACTGCTATTATAAGTCCTACTAAAGTTAAAGGTAATTTCACAAAATTAAAATCATTAATGTTAATACTATTTTTCATTATATTTTTAAAATTGTCTTTTGATAGAACTATTAACTATAGTGATGCTTGGATACTATTGATACTTTTAATTATATACATATTATTTGACTTACTAGTTATTATGCACAAAAAAAATAAACCTATGAAAGACCATGAAATTATTTATTCTAAAAAAAATTATATCAAAATCATTCTATTATTTATTATAGGTATTGTAGGTATTTTTATAGGTTCTAATCTACTTATAAATAATGGTATTGTCATAGCAACATTTATAGGTATTCCTGAAGCAGTTATAAGTCTAACATTAATAGCATTAGGAACTTCATTACCTGAATTAACCACTGCATTAACTGCCTTAAAAAAAGGTCATTCCTCACTATCTATAGGTAATATAATAGGTGCCAATATCTTAAACATATCTTTAGTTCTAGGTGCTTCTGGTTTTTTAAATGATCTTAACATATCTATACAAAATATTTACTTAGATTTTGTTATAGCATTTATATTAATATTAATACTAACACTTACATGTATATTTAGAGGTAAAGTCAATAGATTAGTAGGATTTTTACTCTTTCTGATTTACATGATATATTTATTTATTTTATATTATATATACTTTTAAAACAGCTATATAGACTAACTTTTTAAAGTTAGCCTTATAGTTAAAATATTAAGTGTAATATTGGAACAGATATTAATATTGT comes from the Senegalia massiliensis genome and includes:
- a CDS encoding LrgB family protein; amino-acid sequence: MMEGFIETPYFGILISIVAFEIGLYIYKKTKIPVLHPLLISITLIILVLSIFDIQLSSYEKGGDILSLFLGPVTVALAIPLYKQIELLKKHKMPILIGIFTGVLTSFISVVALTKIFNYDIKMIYSLIPKSITTPIGIEISQTIGGIPSITVMAIVITGIIGAIIAPLVCKIFKIDDKVARGIAIGTSSHAVGTAKAMEMGETEGAMSGLAMGISGLITALLIPLLIVIFDNII
- a CDS encoding CidA/LrgA family protein codes for the protein MKLFRQFAIILTFFIIGEMINNILGISIPGNIIGMILLFAALYFKVIKLEMIEDVSNFLLDHLAFFFIAPGVALIALLDKFTDIWLSFSLILILTTILVMAITGLVVQQVIKRGEK
- a CDS encoding uracil-DNA glycosylase produces the protein MDKQTIMNRFNENIEKKFNEKRLVLGNGSVDSRIILIGEAPGKNEEEKRKPFVGAAGKYLNEFLDILKLDRKDIYITNVVKYRPTKKSKKTGRDINRTPIKEEINNFSDYLFEEISIIKPDIIVTLGNVPFKTILESDSVTIGNYHGKKINKTIMRKEYIVYPLYHPAAVIYNRSIKDDYIGDLKNLKKIIDKHMDI
- a CDS encoding calcium/sodium antiporter, with the translated sequence MIISTILFVLGLILIVKGGDYFIESSIEIAKISKLPKILIGATIVSIATTAPEAVVSITASFKNYTQMSVGNSIGSIICNTGLILGITAIISPTKVKGNFTKLKSLMLILFFIIFLKLSFDRTINYSDAWILLILLIIYILFDLLVIMHKKNKPMKDHEIIYSKKNYIKIILLFIIGIVGIFIGSNLLINNGIVIATFIGIPEAVISLTLIALGTSLPELTTALTALKKGHSSLSIGNIIGANILNISLVLGASGFLNDLNISIQNIYLDFVIAFILILILTLTCIFRGKVNRLVGFLLFLIYMIYLFILYYIYF